Proteins encoded by one window of Lycium barbarum isolate Lr01 chromosome 11, ASM1917538v2, whole genome shotgun sequence:
- the LOC132620359 gene encoding probable histone H2A.3 encodes MAGRGKTLGSDAAKKSQSRSSKAGLQFPVNRITRFLKAGKYAQRVGAGAPIYLAAVLEYFAVEVLEFAGNAARDNKKTRVVPRHIQLAVRNDEELSQLLGDVTIANGGVMPNIHSLLHPKKAGSSSKLVADED; translated from the exons ATGGCAGGTAGAGGAAAAACCTTAGGTTCAGATGCGGCTAAGAAATCTCAATCACGTAGTAGCAAAGCGGGTCTTCAATTCCCTGTTAATCGTATCACCCGTTTTCTGAAAGCGGGTAAATATGCTCAACGGGTCGGAGCTGGAGCTCCGATTTACCTTGCTGCTGTTCTTGAATACTTTGCTGTTGAG GTACTTGAATTTGCTGGAAATGCGGCTAGGGATAACAAGAAGACTAGGGTTGTTCCGAGGCATATTCAATTGGCTGTGAGGAACGATGAGGAACTGAGCCAGTTGCTTGGTGATGTTACGATTGCTAATGGTGGTGTTATGCCAAACATTCACAGCCTTTTGCATCCAAAGAAGGCTGGTAGCTCCTCGAAACTAGTTGCTGATGAGGATTAA
- the LOC132620358 gene encoding probable histone H2A.2, whose protein sequence is MAGRGKTLGSGAAKKSQSRSSKAGLQFPVGRIARFIKAGKYAKRVGAGAPVYLAAVLEYLAAEVLELAGNAATDNKKTRIVPRHIQLAVRNDEELSKLFGDVTIANGGVMPNIHDLLLPKKARSSSKPAADED, encoded by the exons atggcaggTAGAGGAAAAACGTTAGGATCAGGTGCGGCTAAGAAGTCTCAATCACGTAGTAGCAAAGCGGGTCTTCAATTCCCTGTTGGTCGTATCGCCCGTTTTATCAAAGCGGGTAAATACGCCAAACGGGTCGGAGCCGGAGCTCCAGTTTACCTTGCTGCTGTTCTTGAATACCTTGCTGCTGAG GTACTTGAATTGGCTGGAAATGCCGCTACAGATAACAAGAAGACTAGGATTGTGCCAAGGCATATTCAGTTGGCTGTGAGGAACGATGAAGAGCTGAGCAAGTTGTTTGGCGATGTTACGATTGCTAATGGTGGTGTTATGCCCAACATTCACGACCTTTTGCTTCCAAAAAAGGCTCGTAGCTCCTCGAAACCCGCTGCTGATGAGGATTAA